Proteins encoded within one genomic window of Candidatus Thermoplasmatota archaeon:
- a CDS encoding DUF2341 domain-containing protein, producing MEKNNVLKIAAVALFIILLASSAAQAFDHKPIKDIKNLFQNKTIELLDKDGRGVSYWKDFFNDSSKIDPNPPGAGATDNYVIENGYVKMKNTYPIWTDPSWTRMKPIQITNNAGSPITNCVVKINVSYDSDMQPDYDDLRFKHESLPSSWLDYWIETYDSTKAVVWVEIPYLQTGTSNMYLFYGNPSATSESNFDNVFSWEYRWGDDYKITNKLNVEGAWDPDVAFGSSRFFVAWEEGTVVPIRQEIRGTMFDSSGNVVVSEFEVFSDGLPYPLQFRNENPSIDFGGGKFFVAWEHYGVSHPVDPTYMDIKGRTVTTSGGLGPVIDICTASNCQADPNVEFDSVNNRFCVVWEDARNGMNNYNIYGRLYDTSGNPVGSEKTICTAANSQCEPWVAFDPVHEQYMIVWEEGLTADNGPFSIKAGLFDKNLNPVGSTITIATGSSDTDYNFPCVEFSAEAQCYLVTWNDGDISDGDWWGNVWGRILDYSGNTIVNNFIIKAGNFVRTDIVNYLSSSFFVSFDNNGDIFGKLVLSNGQVVSGDVQLSASNSADADWANMAVGEGKIFVTWEDERIVNQILPSVYGNIWHLNIPSGSEVTYSIGTEKQLILTAQVTSKVISPENLLAWYEFGVQYAGSIVFNILDSNGVTVLISNAGDGEDLSGIDPVLHPGIRLQAYFTRTNPSYTPTLDSWKVVYVGLDEDPPETVISKIEGPLGLNGWYIGNVKIELSATDGQHGSGVNHTYFRIDDGVVQEYNKDNGIKIPLDATGDPNTMYGEWDVYYWSVDKAGNVEPPQGPQHIKLDKAPPYCEIWDPPDRANVPGQGGFWVQATATDVGSGVAYVEFDVGPPYESPVRVYNPDPPGSNNYKWWCDRSFEKSQWRHIIAVAHDYAGHEYEANIYVYFPRNIIVNYVQTISVNQVNNNLQMQGTSVTIKIAGNQNTMNN from the coding sequence ATGGAAAAAAACAATGTTTTGAAAATAGCTGCTGTAGCATTATTTATTATTTTACTTGCTTCTTCAGCAGCGCAGGCTTTTGATCATAAACCAATAAAGGACATAAAAAATTTGTTCCAAAATAAAACAATAGAGTTATTAGACAAAGATGGGAGAGGAGTTTCCTATTGGAAAGATTTTTTTAATGATTCCTCAAAAATCGATCCAAATCCTCCTGGGGCTGGAGCAACAGATAATTATGTTATTGAAAATGGTTATGTTAAAATGAAAAACACTTACCCTATCTGGACTGATCCGTCTTGGACTAGGATGAAACCAATTCAGATAACAAACAACGCAGGGAGTCCAATAACCAACTGTGTTGTTAAAATTAATGTTAGTTATGATTCTGATATGCAGCCTGATTATGATGATCTTCGTTTTAAACATGAAAGTTTACCATCAAGTTGGCTTGATTACTGGATAGAAACATATGATTCAACCAAGGCTGTTGTTTGGGTTGAAATACCTTATTTACAAACTGGAACTAGTAATATGTACCTGTTTTATGGTAACCCCAGTGCTACAAGTGAAAGCAATTTTGATAATGTTTTTTCCTGGGAATACAGGTGGGGGGATGATTATAAGATAACAAATAAACTAAATGTCGAGGGTGCTTGGGATCCGGATGTTGCTTTTGGTAGCAGCAGGTTTTTTGTTGCTTGGGAAGAAGGAACCGTAGTTCCTATTCGACAAGAGATCAGGGGCACTATGTTTGATAGTAGCGGTAATGTTGTTGTATCTGAATTTGAAGTATTTTCAGATGGTTTACCTTATCCTCTGCAATTTAGAAATGAGAACCCGTCTATTGATTTTGGTGGTGGTAAGTTTTTTGTTGCTTGGGAGCATTATGGTGTTTCTCATCCTGTTGATCCTACTTATATGGATATTAAGGGTAGGACTGTTACAACTAGTGGTGGTCTTGGTCCTGTGATTGATATTTGTACTGCTAGTAATTGTCAGGCTGACCCTAATGTTGAGTTTGATTCTGTTAATAATCGTTTTTGTGTTGTTTGGGAGGATGCTCGTAATGGTATGAATAATTACAATATTTATGGTAGACTCTATGATACCAGTGGTAATCCTGTTGGTTCTGAGAAAACTATTTGTACTGCTGCAAATTCTCAGTGTGAACCATGGGTTGCTTTTGATCCTGTACATGAGCAATACATGATTGTATGGGAGGAAGGATTGACAGCTGATAATGGACCTTTTAGCATTAAAGCTGGTCTTTTTGATAAAAATTTAAACCCAGTTGGTAGTACAATTACTATTGCTACTGGAAGTTCTGATACTGATTATAATTTCCCATGTGTGGAATTTTCTGCAGAAGCACAATGTTACCTGGTTACTTGGAATGATGGTGATATAAGTGATGGCGACTGGTGGGGTAACGTATGGGGTAGGATACTGGATTATTCTGGGAACACAATTGTAAATAATTTTATTATTAAAGCTGGTAATTTTGTGAGAACTGACATTGTTAATTATTTGTCATCATCATTTTTTGTCTCATTTGACAATAATGGTGATATTTTTGGTAAACTTGTTCTCTCTAATGGTCAGGTTGTGTCTGGTGATGTTCAGCTTTCTGCAAGTAACTCTGCTGATGCTGACTGGGCGAATATGGCTGTTGGTGAAGGAAAGATTTTTGTTACATGGGAGGACGAGAGGATTGTTAACCAAATTCTACCCTCTGTTTATGGTAATATTTGGCATTTAAATATTCCCTCTGGATCAGAAGTAACATACTCTATTGGTACTGAGAAACAGCTGATTTTAACAGCTCAGGTTACTTCTAAGGTGATAAGCCCTGAGAATCTACTTGCATGGTATGAATTTGGTGTACAATACGCTGGTAGTATAGTTTTTAACATACTTGATAGCAATGGAGTAACAGTTTTGATTTCTAACGCTGGTGACGGCGAGGATCTATCAGGTATTGACCCAGTTTTGCATCCTGGTATTCGTTTACAGGCTTATTTCACTCGTACAAACCCGTCTTATACGCCAACGCTTGATTCATGGAAGGTTGTTTATGTTGGTTTAGATGAAGATCCACCTGAAACAGTGATAAGTAAAATAGAAGGACCATTGGGTTTAAATGGTTGGTATATTGGAAATGTAAAGATAGAGCTTAGTGCAACAGATGGTCAGCATGGCTCAGGTGTTAATCACACGTATTTCAGGATAGATGATGGAGTAGTTCAAGAATATAACAAAGACAACGGCATAAAAATACCTTTAGATGCAACAGGTGACCCAAACACTATGTATGGAGAATGGGATGTTTACTATTGGTCTGTTGACAAAGCAGGAAACGTTGAGCCACCTCAGGGACCACAGCACATAAAGCTCGATAAAGCCCCACCGTACTGTGAAATTTGGGATCCACCAGATCGAGCAAATGTACCTGGACAGGGAGGATTTTGGGTACAAGCAACAGCAACAGATGTTGGCTCAGGAGTTGCTTATGTGGAATTTGATGTTGGCCCACCTTATGAGAGCCCGGTTAGAGTATACAACCCGGATCCACCTGGTTCTAATAACTATAAATGGTGGTGTGATCGTTCATTTGAGAAGAGTCAATGGAGACATATAATTGCTGTTGCGCATGATTACGCTGGCCATGAATACGAAGCAAACATCTATGTGTATTTCCCAAGAAACATTATTGTAAATTATGTACAAACCATATCAGTTAACCAGGTTAACAACAACTTACAGATGCAGGGTACATCAGTAACAATAAAGATAGCTGGTAATCAAAACACCATGAACAATTAA
- a CDS encoding carboxypeptidase-like regulatory domain-containing protein, translated as MKKRAVSTFILVLVCIILASPGLMALVVQPKTSLQQTAIKKIMVSLSTISIDGTVYGLPLNGTGAVTVEGASVTLIGGKIIGGITFAFQKADKTNANGYYFFTDVPIGLFLVIARKPDEYLPGFRFVRLTSSQPVKHNQDITMIRKGGGGGSSESMNEYMLTLAADEQLLLQQYMDTLSVEEQILMQQSMSMMLTNG; from the coding sequence ATGAAAAAAAGAGCGGTATCAACATTTATCTTGGTTTTAGTTTGTATAATCTTAGCTAGCCCTGGTTTAATGGCTTTAGTTGTTCAACCAAAAACATCTTTGCAACAAACTGCTATAAAAAAGATTATGGTTTCTCTTAGTACTATCTCTATTGATGGTACTGTTTATGGTCTTCCACTTAATGGTACCGGGGCTGTAACAGTTGAAGGTGCTAGTGTTACTTTAATTGGTGGAAAGATTATTGGTGGGATAACTTTTGCTTTCCAGAAAGCGGATAAAACTAATGCAAATGGTTATTACTTTTTTACTGATGTTCCAATAGGGCTTTTCTTGGTGATAGCTCGTAAACCTGATGAATATCTGCCTGGATTTAGATTTGTGAGATTGACTTCGTCGCAGCCAGTTAAACATAATCAGGATATTACTATGATTCGCAAAGGCGGTGGTGGTGGTAGCAGTGAGTCTATGAACGAGTATATGCTTACCTTGGCAGCTGATGAGCAGTTGTTATTACAACAATACATGGATACTTTGTCAGTTGAGGAACAGATTTTGATGCAACAGTCTATGAGTATGATGTTAACCAATGGGTGA
- a CDS encoding C25 family cysteine peptidase, protein MRYLVLISLVLILLMLSNINTNAVKQSSKSSDSYDLVIIAPKEFSKLLSPLVKHKNNVGVKTILKTTDEIYRGYVGRDKPEQIKYFIKDALETWGIKYVLLVGGMKTGRQSWYVPVRYSNLDDRQDWDIRYISDLYYADIYKMDGDGKLVFDDWDSNGNNVFAEWNWDSSVKDVLDLYPDVCVGRLACRNLFEVRTVVKKIINYETRASSGSWFKNMIIAGGDTVPLDQDGVYEGEAITDLSSSYMRAINFNITRLWVSDGSLKKSRDLVTAIRKGAGFVHISGHGTPLVWSTHPVDNDTIWMDLLFTFQVRSIRNGEKLPIFIIGGCHNNMFDTSPFNILRDFSKEGLSYFKSSEDESGSFWKFEWIPECLGWRLVSCRNGGAIAAIGNTGLGFCYFGNYTLNGLAGWIEPKLFYEYSVNGVDILGELHTQVIRDYINEFDVHNDRSDCKTVQQWTLLGDPSLKIGGCTN, encoded by the coding sequence ATGAGATACCTAGTACTAATATCATTAGTTTTAATCCTTTTGATGCTTTCTAATATAAATACTAATGCGGTTAAACAATCTTCGAAATCATCTGATTCATATGATCTTGTTATCATAGCGCCAAAAGAGTTTTCAAAACTGCTTTCTCCTCTTGTTAAACATAAAAACAATGTTGGTGTCAAAACCATTTTAAAAACAACAGACGAAATCTATAGAGGTTATGTTGGTAGGGATAAACCTGAGCAGATAAAATACTTCATAAAAGATGCTTTGGAAACATGGGGTATAAAATATGTTCTTCTTGTTGGTGGTATGAAAACCGGTAGGCAAAGCTGGTATGTACCAGTGAGATATTCTAATTTAGATGATCGTCAGGATTGGGATATAAGATACATAAGTGATCTTTACTACGCTGATATCTACAAGATGGATGGGGATGGTAAACTGGTTTTTGATGACTGGGACTCTAATGGTAACAATGTTTTTGCTGAGTGGAACTGGGACTCATCGGTGAAAGACGTCCTCGATCTTTATCCTGATGTATGTGTTGGGCGTCTTGCCTGTAGAAACCTGTTTGAGGTTAGAACCGTTGTTAAGAAAATAATCAACTATGAGACCAGGGCTTCCAGTGGGAGCTGGTTTAAAAATATGATAATCGCTGGTGGTGATACTGTTCCCCTTGATCAGGATGGTGTTTATGAGGGTGAGGCTATCACTGATCTCTCATCTAGTTATATGAGGGCTATCAATTTTAATATTACTCGCCTATGGGTTTCTGATGGGAGTTTAAAAAAAAGCCGTGATCTAGTCACAGCGATTAGGAAAGGTGCTGGTTTTGTTCATATCTCAGGTCATGGAACCCCGTTGGTTTGGTCTACCCATCCTGTTGATAATGATACTATATGGATGGATTTACTTTTTACTTTTCAGGTTCGTAGTATTAGAAACGGTGAGAAACTACCAATTTTTATAATTGGTGGTTGCCACAATAATATGTTCGATACCAGCCCTTTTAACATATTGAGGGATTTTAGTAAAGAGGGTTTATCTTATTTTAAATCCTCTGAGGACGAGTCTGGTTCTTTTTGGAAGTTTGAATGGATACCTGAGTGTCTTGGTTGGCGACTGGTTAGTTGTCGTAACGGTGGTGCTATAGCAGCTATAGGTAACACCGGGTTAGGTTTTTGTTATTTTGGTAACTATACTTTGAATGGTCTTGCTGGTTGGATAGAACCCAAGTTATTTTATGAGTATTCAGTCAATGGCGTAGATATTCTTGGTGAGTTGCACACCCAGGTTATAAGAGACTATATCAATGAATTTGATGTGCATAATGACCGC